In the genome of Myroides phaeus, one region contains:
- a CDS encoding tetratricopeptide repeat-containing sensor histidine kinase, translating to MKKYLSNLHFITLLLISISFVVLTSCTKENSNPPHIEEDIIAKDLQIKADSLYNLNQLKSAFHNYLDSNLRFKKQKDSPNITYNNLKIASIYLIIGDPNSAQEIVTNELRYISEGPNTYRFYVYSILSICYSDLEDYEASIAYNNLSLDLASSDYEIKMIENNNALNYIKLQQYEKAILSLQAILDSKAFEGRSGEKARVLNNLGRAKFLLNNNEGLDELKQALELRLPTSLPDDLFWSYVNLSEYYQAHDKTIGKQYAQKAFDIARDFENKNQKLIALEYLIKNEDYNPNNKYTNIDYINLSKQITTENQQAKNQYAKVRYDFDKHSRENAKLRYNLQQTEITVTKQYNVILLIFLFIIISASIFGLIYKQLKRRHKKEKLEQVYITETTIAKKVHDELANDVFNVLTLSQNFKLDTEKTKNHLINDLELIYKKARNISLQHSSISTGTKFKEHLTNLFNEYNTAACRIIITGLDKFDFDQLDKTQKITLYRVIQELLVNMKKHSMATLVVFKFEDLKNKITLFYSDNGIGIIQKEIISKNGLSNMENRIKNINGTITFDNENKLGVKYFIQLPKSYD from the coding sequence ATGAAAAAGTACCTATCTAATCTTCATTTTATAACATTATTACTGATAAGCATTAGTTTCGTTGTACTCACTTCTTGTACCAAAGAAAACAGCAATCCTCCCCATATTGAAGAAGATATAATTGCCAAAGACTTACAGATTAAAGCAGATTCGTTATACAACCTAAATCAACTAAAAAGCGCTTTTCACAATTACCTTGATTCTAATCTAAGATTCAAAAAACAAAAGGACTCTCCTAACATCACTTACAACAATTTAAAAATAGCCTCAATATACCTAATAATTGGTGATCCTAATAGTGCACAAGAAATTGTAACCAACGAATTAAGATATATTAGTGAAGGTCCTAATACATATCGCTTTTACGTTTATTCAATATTATCTATTTGCTACTCTGATTTAGAAGACTATGAAGCTTCCATCGCTTATAACAACCTCTCTCTTGATTTAGCTTCGTCTGATTACGAAATAAAGATGATTGAAAACAACAATGCACTAAATTACATTAAATTACAGCAATATGAGAAAGCAATTCTTTCTCTACAAGCTATCTTAGATAGTAAAGCTTTTGAAGGTCGTTCTGGAGAAAAAGCACGTGTGTTAAACAATTTAGGAAGAGCGAAGTTCTTATTAAATAACAATGAAGGACTTGATGAACTAAAACAAGCTCTGGAATTAAGACTACCTACAAGTCTTCCAGATGACTTATTTTGGAGTTACGTCAACTTAAGTGAATACTACCAAGCTCACGATAAAACTATAGGTAAACAATATGCTCAAAAAGCATTTGACATTGCACGCGATTTTGAAAACAAAAACCAGAAATTAATCGCTCTTGAGTACCTTATCAAAAACGAAGACTATAATCCAAATAACAAGTACACGAATATTGATTATATAAATCTATCAAAACAAATAACAACTGAAAACCAACAAGCAAAAAATCAATATGCAAAGGTTAGATATGATTTTGACAAGCATTCTCGTGAAAATGCTAAACTAAGATACAACTTACAACAAACTGAAATAACAGTTACAAAGCAATACAATGTCATCCTACTTATCTTCCTTTTCATCATAATTAGCGCTTCTATATTTGGCCTAATTTATAAACAATTAAAAAGAAGACACAAAAAAGAAAAGTTAGAACAGGTATACATCACTGAAACTACAATTGCTAAAAAAGTACACGACGAACTTGCCAATGATGTATTTAACGTACTTACACTTTCTCAAAACTTTAAACTTGATACTGAAAAAACAAAAAATCACTTAATCAACGATCTGGAACTAATCTATAAGAAAGCTCGTAATATCTCCTTACAGCATAGTTCTATTAGTACTGGCACAAAGTTTAAAGAGCATCTAACAAACCTCTTTAATGAATACAATACGGCCGCTTGTAGAATTATAATTACAGGTTTAGATAAGTTTGATTTTGACCAATTAGACAAAACTCAAAAAATAACCTTGTATAGAGTTATTCAAGAACTACTTGTCAATATGAAGAAACACAGCATGGCAACTTTAGTTGTTTTTAAATTTGAAGATCTAAAAAACAAAATAACCCTCTTTTACTCTGACAACGGAATTGGCATCATTCAAAAAGAAATCATTTCTAAAAATGGTTTATCGAATATGGAAAACCGCATCAAAAATATAAACGGAACAATTACATTTGATAATGAGAATAAATTAGGTGTAAAATATTTCATACAATTACCCAAAAGTTATGATTAA
- the mutS gene encoding DNA mismatch repair protein MutS gives MAAKAKATKETPLMKQYNDIKAKYPDACLLFRVGDFYETFGEDAVRAANILGITLTKRGAGSPSETELAGFPHHSINVYLPKLVKAGLRVAICDQLEDPKTTKTIVKRGVTELVTPGVALNDEVLHSKSNNFLCAIHFAKKSIGIAFLDVSTGEFLTTEGDQDYIDKLLQNFSPSEVLVQKNSKTHFIQTYGNQYNLFFLDDWVFKKDFAFESLTTHFKTNSLKGFGVEDLEEGTIACGAILYYLSETQHTKIQHISNIQRIAEDAYVWMDRFTIRNLELYNSSNPNAITLLDVIDKTLSPMGARLLKRWLALPLKDANKIVDRHNVVEKLKEDSELLFLFQTQIKKISDLERLISKIATGKISPRELIYLKESLDAIIPIKEGASKSNNNSLKTIGNKLHSCELLREKIATTIHENAPVAIAKGNAIAFGVNAELDDLRKISTSGKEFLEAMERRESEKTGIPSLKIAFNNVFGYYIEVRNTHKDKVPTDWIRKQTLVNAERYITEELKEYESKILGAEEKIYKLETELYEQFTSWCAQYIKPVQLNATLIAQLDCLGSFAQLAIDNNYVRPEINDSFELDIKEGRHPVIEKQLAYDTPFIANDVYLNNTNQQIIMITGPNMSGKSAILRQTALIVLLAQMGSFVPATKVTMGTVDKIFTRVGASDNISMGESTFMVEMNETASILNNLTNRSLVLLDEIGRGTSTYDGISIAWAIAEYIHQNPSKAKTLFATHYHELNDMQEHFEGIKNYNVSVKELKDNVLFLRKLVPGGSAHSFGIHVAKMAGMPTTVLKRAEKMLKQLEKGHVKEDHKVKPVVDDIQLSFFNLDDPLLEELKQEILDIDVNSITPIEAMMKINELKKMLNK, from the coding sequence ATGGCTGCTAAAGCAAAGGCGACAAAGGAAACTCCTTTAATGAAACAATACAATGATATCAAAGCAAAATACCCAGATGCTTGTCTATTATTTCGTGTTGGAGACTTTTATGAAACATTTGGTGAAGATGCTGTTAGAGCTGCAAATATATTAGGTATAACCCTTACTAAAAGAGGTGCTGGGTCTCCAAGTGAAACAGAATTAGCTGGTTTCCCTCATCATTCTATCAATGTTTATTTACCTAAACTTGTTAAAGCAGGACTAAGAGTTGCTATTTGTGACCAACTTGAAGATCCAAAAACAACCAAAACAATCGTAAAACGAGGGGTGACAGAACTTGTTACACCTGGAGTTGCATTAAATGATGAAGTACTTCATTCTAAATCTAACAACTTCCTTTGTGCTATACATTTTGCTAAAAAGTCAATAGGAATAGCCTTTTTGGATGTTTCTACTGGTGAATTTTTAACCACTGAAGGAGATCAAGATTATATTGACAAGCTTTTACAAAACTTCTCACCAAGTGAAGTTTTAGTACAAAAAAACAGTAAAACTCACTTTATTCAGACTTACGGAAACCAATATAATTTGTTTTTCCTTGACGATTGGGTTTTCAAAAAAGACTTTGCTTTTGAATCTTTAACAACTCATTTTAAAACAAATTCTTTAAAAGGTTTTGGTGTAGAAGACTTAGAAGAAGGAACTATTGCTTGTGGGGCTATTCTTTATTATTTATCTGAAACACAGCATACCAAAATACAACATATCTCTAATATCCAACGTATTGCAGAAGATGCTTATGTATGGATGGATCGTTTTACTATAAGAAACTTAGAATTATACAATAGTTCTAACCCTAATGCTATTACTCTTTTAGATGTTATAGATAAAACATTATCTCCAATGGGAGCTCGTCTATTAAAAAGATGGTTAGCTCTTCCATTAAAAGACGCAAATAAGATTGTAGATAGACACAATGTTGTAGAAAAATTAAAAGAAGATTCTGAGCTTTTATTCTTATTCCAAACACAGATAAAGAAAATATCAGACTTAGAAAGACTAATTTCTAAAATAGCAACTGGAAAAATATCTCCACGTGAACTTATTTATTTAAAAGAATCTCTTGATGCTATTATTCCAATTAAAGAAGGTGCATCAAAAAGCAATAATAATTCGCTAAAAACAATAGGAAACAAATTACATAGTTGTGAACTATTAAGAGAGAAAATTGCAACTACTATTCACGAAAATGCACCTGTAGCAATAGCAAAAGGTAATGCCATAGCTTTTGGTGTAAACGCTGAATTAGATGACTTACGTAAAATCTCTACCTCAGGAAAAGAATTCTTAGAGGCAATGGAGAGACGCGAAAGTGAAAAAACGGGTATTCCTTCTTTAAAAATAGCTTTCAACAATGTTTTTGGTTATTACATTGAAGTTAGAAACACACATAAAGATAAAGTTCCTACTGACTGGATTAGAAAACAAACTTTAGTGAATGCGGAACGCTATATTACTGAAGAATTGAAAGAATACGAAAGTAAGATACTTGGAGCTGAAGAGAAAATCTATAAATTAGAAACAGAACTATACGAACAGTTTACTTCTTGGTGTGCACAATATATCAAACCAGTGCAACTTAATGCTACATTAATTGCGCAGCTTGATTGTTTGGGGTCTTTTGCTCAATTAGCTATAGACAACAATTATGTGCGACCTGAAATAAACGATAGTTTTGAACTTGACATCAAAGAAGGTCGTCATCCTGTAATTGAAAAACAGTTGGCTTATGATACTCCCTTTATTGCTAATGACGTTTATTTAAACAATACAAATCAACAAATTATAATGATTACCGGACCTAATATGTCGGGTAAGTCTGCTATTTTGAGACAAACAGCTTTAATTGTACTATTAGCTCAAATGGGAAGTTTTGTTCCCGCTACTAAGGTCACAATGGGTACGGTTGATAAAATATTTACAAGAGTTGGTGCTTCTGATAATATTTCGATGGGAGAATCAACTTTTATGGTTGAAATGAATGAAACGGCATCTATCTTAAACAACCTAACTAATAGAAGTTTGGTATTGTTAGATGAAATTGGTCGTGGTACAAGTACGTATGACGGAATATCAATTGCTTGGGCCATTGCTGAATATATTCACCAAAACCCTTCTAAAGCAAAAACACTATTCGCTACGCATTACCACGAACTAAATGATATGCAAGAGCATTTTGAAGGAATCAAGAATTACAACGTTTCTGTAAAAGAATTAAAAGACAATGTACTATTCTTAAGAAAACTTGTTCCAGGAGGTAGTGCACACAGTTTTGGTATTCACGTGGCTAAAATGGCAGGTATGCCTACTACGGTACTAAAAAGAGCTGAAAAGATGCTTAAACAGTTGGAGAAAGGACACGTAAAAGAAGATCATAAAGTAAAACCAGTAGTTGACGACATACAATTGAGCTTCTTCAATTTAGATGATCCGTTATTAGAGGAACTAAAACAAGAAATATTAGACATTGACGTCAATTCAATTACGCCTATTGAGGCAATGATGAAAATCAATGAATTGAAAAAAATGCTTAACAAATAA
- a CDS encoding FUSC family protein: MFKSLIQKIITSPLIIYTTRCFIGFYIGYLLFLKVQSYEVIWLLISIMLVISPEGKHSKKLSVERFKSNLVGSVVGLICLEIHPETNLYLCMLGVFLTIMTCYLFNILNMARVALVALIIILVQPHTGDVEATPLLRCLSVTVGCLIGLSITVVTSTIIRSLKRHYGIPLS, from the coding sequence ATGTTTAAAAGCCTGATACAAAAGATTATTACTTCCCCTCTTATTATTTACACTACCCGCTGTTTTATAGGTTTTTACATCGGTTACCTGTTATTTCTAAAAGTTCAAAGCTATGAAGTAATCTGGTTACTGATTTCAATTATGCTTGTTATTTCCCCCGAAGGCAAGCACTCTAAAAAACTTTCTGTTGAGCGATTTAAATCAAACTTAGTTGGATCTGTAGTTGGACTTATTTGCTTAGAAATACATCCTGAGACGAATCTTTATCTTTGTATGTTAGGTGTTTTCCTAACAATTATGACTTGCTACTTGTTTAATATACTTAACATGGCACGTGTTGCATTAGTCGCTTTAATTATTATTCTTGTACAACCGCATACAGGTGATGTAGAAGCAACTCCTCTTCTGAGATGTCTTTCAGTAACAGTTGGCTGCCTTATTGGATTGTCTATTACTGTAGTAACATCTACTATAATAAGAAGTCTAAAAAGACACTATGGAATACCTCTTTCATAG
- a CDS encoding RNA methyltransferase, with amino-acid sequence MRKLANSELDRKNVEEFKASEKTPIIIVLDDVRSLHNIGSVFRTCDAFLIEKVYLCGITATPPNKEIHKTALGATETVEWEYVKDVVTLVKQLNEEGVSVQSVEQVEKSVMLNNFEVEIGQKYALVFGNEVKGVNQEVVDLSKGVIEIPQLGTKHSLNISVSAGVVIWDLFQQMNR; translated from the coding sequence ATGCGTAAATTAGCCAATAGTGAATTGGATAGAAAAAATGTAGAGGAGTTTAAAGCTTCTGAAAAAACGCCAATTATTATAGTACTTGATGATGTAAGAAGTTTACACAATATTGGTTCTGTTTTTAGAACTTGTGACGCTTTTTTAATTGAAAAAGTTTACTTGTGTGGAATTACTGCAACACCTCCAAACAAAGAGATTCATAAAACAGCTTTAGGAGCTACTGAAACGGTAGAATGGGAATATGTAAAAGACGTTGTTACTTTAGTGAAACAATTGAATGAAGAGGGAGTTTCTGTACAATCTGTTGAGCAAGTAGAAAAAAGTGTTATGCTTAATAACTTCGAAGTTGAAATAGGACAAAAATATGCGCTTGTTTTCGGAAATGAAGTTAAAGGTGTAAATCAAGAAGTTGTTGATTTGAGTAAAGGAGTAATTGAAATACCTCAATTAGGAACCAAACACTCACTTAATATTTCTGTGAGTGCAGGGGTCGTAATTTGGGATTTATTTCAACAAATGAATCGTTAA
- the folK gene encoding 2-amino-4-hydroxy-6-hydroxymethyldihydropteridine diphosphokinase codes for MFTQNQIVLSIGTNQGDRISNIEKAIELIHKHIGTVIKVSPIYEFPAWGFESDPFYNCAIYIHSTLNAETVIQKVLETEQILGRIRPQNQEGYSARIIDIDIISFNQEVYNTEKLTVPHPLMQDRQFVLQPAADLNLDWEHPTLKLGFKALLANCKDKTSGQVVKRLASPIQKYGFTNVNFVAIEGNIGAGKTTLTNRISTDFNAKRILEGFADNPFLPKFYKDASRYAFPLEMSFLADRYSQLSDDLSQFDLFKEFIIADYYIFKSLIFAQITLEEDEFNLYQQVFDIMYKDTPKPDLYVYLYQNTERLLENIHKRGRSYESEIPGTYLDKVNQGYFSYIKTLPTDKVLIIDISDMDFVANQEDYIAILEMIQQKLRA; via the coding sequence ATGTTTACGCAAAATCAAATAGTATTATCCATTGGCACGAATCAAGGAGATAGAATTTCAAATATTGAAAAAGCTATCGAATTGATTCACAAGCACATTGGAACAGTCATTAAAGTTTCTCCAATTTACGAATTTCCTGCATGGGGATTTGAAAGTGATCCATTTTACAATTGTGCGATTTACATACATAGTACCTTAAATGCAGAAACTGTTATCCAAAAAGTATTAGAAACAGAGCAAATACTTGGTAGAATACGTCCACAAAATCAGGAAGGTTATAGCGCAAGAATTATTGATATTGACATTATTTCTTTCAATCAAGAAGTTTATAATACAGAGAAACTAACGGTGCCTCACCCATTGATGCAAGATAGACAATTTGTATTACAACCTGCTGCTGATCTAAATTTAGATTGGGAACACCCTACTTTAAAACTCGGTTTTAAAGCATTACTTGCTAATTGTAAAGACAAAACTTCTGGACAGGTAGTTAAGCGTTTAGCTTCTCCTATTCAAAAATATGGTTTTACAAATGTAAACTTTGTAGCTATTGAGGGTAATATTGGTGCAGGAAAAACTACTTTAACTAACCGTATTTCTACAGACTTTAATGCTAAGCGTATTTTAGAAGGTTTTGCAGACAATCCGTTCTTACCAAAGTTTTATAAGGATGCATCTCGTTATGCATTCCCTTTAGAGATGTCATTCTTAGCAGATCGCTATTCACAATTATCTGATGATTTGTCGCAATTTGATTTGTTTAAAGAGTTTATCATTGCTGATTACTATATATTCAAGTCACTTATTTTTGCTCAAATCACTTTAGAGGAAGACGAGTTTAACTTGTATCAACAAGTATTTGATATTATGTATAAAGACACGCCGAAGCCTGACTTATACGTTTACTTATATCAAAACACAGAAAGATTATTAGAAAACATTCACAAAAGAGGACGTTCATATGAAAGTGAAATACCTGGTACGTACTTAGACAAAGTAAACCAAGGTTATTTTAGTTATATCAAAACCTTGCCAACAGACAAGGTTCTGATTATAGATATATCTGATATGGACTTCGTAGCCAATCAGGAAGATTATATTGCAATCTTAGAAATGATTCAACAAAAGCTTAGAGCTTAA
- the sppA gene encoding signal peptide peptidase SppA — translation MRFLRNVLATIVGLFLFMMILFFGILFLGVAFGGKSDSVVVKDNTVINLDLSKVKYDYAGKFNFKDFGHKETGKDGVSDVLNAIEYAKGDDRIKGISILNNSSVLGVEQKREIREKLADFKTSGKFVIAYANVYEQGEYYLNSVADTVYVNPVGAVDFRGLSTEILYLKGLQEKTGVHMEVIRHGKYKSAVEPYLEDKMSEANREQITVFLNSIWETIVGDIAKSRKLSTEQLNQVAENLEARTPEKALKAGLVDKIAYEDEYHAAIKKAVGVKGEKDYNKIDVLEYAKDVINKLSSVSASDQIAVIYAQGQILSGEGNLSYIGEGSINRALQKARKNDKIKAIVLRVNSPGGSALTSELIWREIELTKKVKPVIVSMGDVAASGGYYISCNADRIFADPSTITGSIGVFGMLPNFKTLASKYGVNAEQVKTHKNSANYSPFRDVDDSFKMVVTESIEDIYTTFVNRVAAGRGLTFDQVDALAQGRVWTGKDALANGLVDELGGLDAAIKFAANKVEIDSYKIVNYPEYEMKFEDLIRSYLGASILKTQDDLIKEKIGEENFEMIERLNYFNSLKGAQTIMPFELNIK, via the coding sequence ATGAGATTTTTAAGAAATGTTTTAGCCACTATTGTCGGGCTATTTTTGTTTATGATGATTCTGTTTTTTGGAATCTTATTTTTAGGAGTTGCTTTTGGTGGTAAATCTGATAGTGTTGTTGTAAAAGATAATACAGTAATCAACTTAGATCTTTCTAAAGTAAAATATGATTACGCGGGTAAATTCAACTTTAAGGACTTCGGACATAAAGAAACTGGAAAAGATGGAGTGTCTGATGTTTTAAACGCAATTGAATATGCTAAAGGGGATGATAGAATTAAAGGTATTTCTATCTTAAATAATTCTTCTGTATTAGGGGTTGAACAAAAAAGAGAGATTCGCGAGAAGTTAGCAGATTTTAAAACAAGTGGAAAGTTTGTTATTGCTTATGCTAATGTATATGAACAAGGGGAATATTACTTAAATTCTGTAGCAGACACAGTTTATGTAAACCCAGTGGGGGCTGTCGATTTTAGAGGGCTTTCAACTGAGATATTATATCTAAAGGGACTTCAAGAGAAAACAGGAGTTCATATGGAGGTTATCAGACATGGTAAATATAAAAGTGCAGTAGAACCTTATTTAGAAGATAAAATGAGTGAGGCTAATAGAGAGCAAATAACAGTGTTTTTAAACTCTATTTGGGAAACTATTGTTGGTGATATTGCTAAGAGTAGAAAGTTGTCTACTGAACAATTAAATCAAGTTGCTGAAAACTTAGAGGCACGTACTCCTGAGAAAGCGTTAAAAGCAGGATTGGTTGATAAAATTGCTTATGAAGACGAATATCACGCTGCTATTAAAAAAGCAGTAGGGGTAAAAGGAGAGAAAGATTACAATAAGATTGATGTGTTAGAGTATGCTAAAGATGTTATCAATAAATTATCTTCAGTAAGTGCTTCAGATCAAATTGCTGTTATTTATGCACAAGGACAGATTTTAAGTGGTGAAGGGAACCTTAGCTATATTGGTGAAGGATCTATTAACAGAGCTTTGCAAAAAGCCCGTAAGAACGATAAGATTAAAGCAATTGTATTACGTGTAAATAGTCCTGGTGGAAGTGCTTTAACTTCTGAGTTAATTTGGAGAGAAATTGAATTAACTAAGAAAGTAAAACCGGTCATTGTTTCTATGGGGGATGTTGCCGCTTCTGGAGGATATTATATCTCGTGTAATGCGGATCGAATTTTTGCTGATCCAAGTACAATAACTGGTTCGATTGGAGTTTTTGGTATGTTGCCAAACTTTAAAACATTGGCGTCTAAATATGGTGTAAATGCAGAGCAAGTGAAAACACATAAAAACTCAGCTAATTACAGCCCTTTTAGAGATGTTGATGATTCGTTTAAAATGGTAGTTACAGAAAGTATTGAAGATATTTATACAACATTTGTAAACAGAGTAGCAGCAGGAAGAGGATTGACTTTTGACCAAGTAGATGCTTTAGCGCAAGGACGTGTTTGGACAGGAAAAGATGCTTTGGCAAATGGATTAGTAGATGAATTAGGAGGATTAGATGCAGCTATCAAGTTTGCAGCTAATAAAGTAGAAATTGATAGCTACAAAATTGTAAACTATCCAGAGTATGAAATGAAGTTCGAAGATTTAATCAGAAGTTATTTAGGGGCTTCAATCTTGAAAACACAAGATGATTTAATCAAAGAAAAAATAGGGGAAGAAAACTTTGAAATGATTGAGCGTTTGAATTATTTTAATTCATTAAAAGGAGCTCAAACAATTATGCCTTTTGAATTAAATATTAAATAA
- a CDS encoding AsmA-like C-terminal region-containing protein, which yields MNKKVLKWVGGVLLVLIILLVSAPFLFKGKVQDLVKKTINDNLNATVNFEKVDLSLLRNFPKATVSIQDLVVVNQEPFAGDTLVFAKDIVLNMSVMELFKGADEPMNIESIKVANADVNVIVNEQGIANYDIAIKKEDEDSDDSESTPFSLALNYYEVENVNVHYTDLGSKMVFSVSELYHRGTGNLTANVLDLDTESKGKVAFTMDGTKFLNDVNLSLKAMIGMDMDNMKFTFKENEALINQLPLKFDGYLQMLEEGQEYDLTFATPDSDFKNFLGLIPEAYAGNLKGVSTTGDFKVDGKVKGKLTEKTIPTLAIHMSSNNSSFKYPDLPKSVQNILLDVNVMNETGIIKDTYVDINKLSFRIDKDAFNAKAHIKNLTENAIVDAKLDGVINLANVSQAYPVKLDSPLTGVLKANVATNFDMNSVEKEQYQNIRNAGTLSLTGFNFETEAMAKPLQIQEAALTFNTSNVTLNKLSLKTGTTDLAANGRLDNLYGFLFKKQTLKGNFNLNSNNFVLADLLKEDTAASTEKKETKTATTSSEPLKIPSFLDCTINANANTVVYDNLTLKNVKGTLTIKDETARLQNMSTDIFGGAITFAGDVSTKEAIPTFDMNLGLKMLDITQSFTGLEFLKKIAPIAGIITGKMNAGVKMNGKLSATDLSPIVTSLTGDLQGDLIEAIVNPKSSKLLTTLDSAVHFVDLKQLDLNNKKMHIVFNNGKVQFKPFDLKLKDMSVQVSGEHGFDQSMNYTLDFKVPAKMLGNDIANTLTKLGPKDSAKFDAIPVKVGLTGNFSNPKVGTNMGEVVTNLTNQIVEEQKNKLVDKGKGALMDLLGGKKEPKEGEATAEGETPAVDTKKKETEEVVNKIGEGLKGLFNKKKKTEEPAKTE from the coding sequence ATGAACAAAAAGGTTTTAAAATGGGTAGGTGGTGTCCTACTTGTGTTGATTATCTTATTGGTTTCTGCACCTTTCTTGTTTAAAGGAAAAGTTCAGGATTTAGTAAAAAAGACAATCAACGATAATTTGAATGCAACGGTTAACTTTGAAAAGGTTGATCTTAGTCTGTTGCGTAATTTTCCAAAAGCTACTGTTTCTATTCAAGATTTAGTGGTTGTGAATCAAGAGCCTTTTGCAGGAGATACGTTAGTTTTTGCAAAGGATATTGTTTTAAATATGTCTGTAATGGAACTATTCAAAGGGGCTGATGAACCAATGAATATTGAATCTATTAAAGTTGCTAATGCTGATGTAAACGTAATTGTAAACGAACAAGGTATTGCTAACTATGATATCGCTATTAAAAAGGAGGATGAAGATAGTGATGATTCTGAAAGTACTCCGTTCTCATTGGCTTTAAACTACTATGAAGTTGAGAATGTAAACGTGCATTATACAGATTTAGGTTCTAAAATGGTGTTTTCTGTAAGTGAATTGTACCACAGAGGAACAGGGAATTTAACGGCAAATGTACTTGATTTAGATACAGAATCGAAAGGGAAAGTAGCCTTTACAATGGATGGTACTAAGTTTTTAAACGATGTAAACTTATCGTTGAAAGCGATGATCGGTATGGATATGGATAATATGAAGTTTACGTTTAAAGAAAACGAAGCTTTAATTAACCAACTGCCTCTTAAATTTGATGGGTATCTTCAAATGTTAGAAGAAGGTCAAGAATATGACTTAACATTTGCTACACCTGATTCAGACTTTAAAAACTTCTTAGGTTTAATTCCTGAAGCTTATGCTGGAAATTTAAAAGGTGTAAGTACAACAGGTGATTTTAAAGTAGATGGTAAGGTGAAGGGTAAGTTGACAGAGAAAACAATTCCAACCTTAGCGATTCATATGTCTTCTAATAATTCATCATTCAAATACCCTGATTTGCCTAAATCAGTTCAAAACATTTTACTGGATGTTAATGTGATGAATGAAACAGGAATTATTAAAGATACCTATGTTGATATAAATAAATTGTCTTTCCGAATTGACAAGGATGCTTTTAATGCAAAAGCGCATATTAAAAATCTTACGGAGAACGCAATTGTAGATGCTAAATTAGATGGGGTTATTAACTTGGCTAATGTATCTCAAGCTTATCCAGTAAAATTAGATAGCCCATTAACTGGGGTATTAAAAGCGAATGTTGCTACTAATTTTGATATGAACTCTGTTGAAAAAGAACAATATCAAAATATAAGAAATGCTGGTACTTTATCACTAACAGGGTTTAACTTCGAAACAGAAGCAATGGCAAAACCGTTGCAAATTCAAGAGGCTGCATTGACGTTTAATACGAGTAATGTTACGTTAAATAAATTGAGTTTAAAGACAGGGACTACTGATTTAGCAGCGAATGGTCGTTTAGATAATTTATATGGTTTCTTGTTTAAAAAACAAACGTTGAAAGGAAACTTCAATTTGAATTCAAACAATTTTGTTTTAGCAGATTTGTTGAAAGAAGACACAGCTGCGTCAACAGAAAAGAAAGAAACTAAAACAGCAACTACTTCAAGCGAACCGTTAAAGATTCCGTCTTTCTTAGATTGTACAATTAACGCTAATGCTAACACAGTAGTTTATGATAACCTAACATTGAAGAATGTAAAGGGAACACTGACGATTAAAGACGAAACTGCTCGTTTACAGAATATGTCAACAGATATTTTTGGTGGAGCAATTACCTTTGCAGGAGACGTATCTACTAAAGAAGCTATTCCTACGTTTGATATGAACTTAGGCTTAAAGATGTTGGATATTACACAGTCGTTTACAGGTTTAGAGTTCTTGAAAAAAATAGCTCCTATTGCAGGAATTATAACAGGTAAGATGAATGCAGGAGTGAAGATGAATGGTAAGTTATCTGCTACAGATTTATCACCTATCGTTACTTCATTAACGGGGGATTTACAAGGTGATTTGATAGAAGCTATCGTCAATCCAAAAAGTTCTAAGTTATTGACGACATTAGATTCTGCAGTTCATTTTGTAGATTTAAAACAACTTGATTTGAACAATAAGAAAATGCATATTGTTTTTAACAATGGTAAGGTTCAGTTCAAACCATTTGACTTAAAACTGAAAGATATGTCTGTTCAGGTATCTGGAGAACACGGTTTTGATCAATCGATGAATTATACATTAGATTTCAAAGTACCTGCTAAGATGCTGGGTAATGACATTGCTAATACTTTGACAAAGTTAGGACCAAAAGATAGTGCTAAGTTTGACGCTATTCCTGTGAAAGTTGGATTAACAGGAAACTTCTCAAACCCTAAAGTGGGTACTAATATGGGGGAAGTAGTTACTAATCTAACTAACCAGATTGTAGAGGAACAAAAGAACAAATTAGTAGATAAAGGAAAAGGAGCTCTTATGGACCTTTTAGGAGGTAAAAAAGAACCTAAAGAAGGTGAAGCTACTGCAGAGGGAGAAACTCCTGCTGTTGATACTAAAAAGAAAGAAACAGAAGAGGTAGTTAATAAAATTGGAGAAGGTTTGAAGGGATTATTCAATAAAAAGAAAAAGACGGAAGAGCCTGCAAAAACGGAGTAA